CTGACCCTTAGTGAGTACGAAATAAACGCTTgatgaatgaaatgagaaatgCATGGCAAAGGACTTCTACAGCATCTGGTGAATAGGCGTGCAGTCAGTTCCTTTATTTCCTCAGTTACTTAACTGAGGTTGTGCCTGATTATGAAATGAACCCAGTTCCTGTGGAGTCATCATTCTGCTTGCCCTCCTTTTTTGGGTAAAGAAAAAGGCAGTTCTGGGTGTGGTGCTTGGTAATCCAGTGGTTAGAGGTGATGTGTGTGTGGATGCAGGAGATAAGAGTAGCAATTCCAGAGTTTGGAATAGGTTGGCAAATGAAATAGATTTCATTTTAAGTAATCATGTTAATGGTAAGTTCCTTTTTATATCATGCTTGATTCGTTAGGGATATTTGTAAAATTACTGAGTTTTGCTCAAATTTTACACTTGCTTATTTTTATCATTCAGATCAAATCATGCCTCCTAACGCATCTaatgtagaaaaaatatataaattgaaacATAGCCTATAAATTGGGTGTTTTTACTCTAGTACCAATGTTAAggtttggtaatattttatttccaggaAAGATGTAAATGAAGTtgaagagaaatcaaaagatataataaaattcacAGCTGAGCAACTTTCAGTAGATGAAGTCTCACAGCTGGTGATTTCTCCATTCTGTGGTGCAATATCCCTATTTGTAGGTGAGTTGTAATTTTCATAGCATCTATTGACTATACAAGACCGTAGAAATTAGCAGGTGTTTGTCATGTTCAGTGTTAATAGTAAGAGGATTTTAAGATACGGAGCAGTTAACCAAGATTACCCATGGTGGTGAGTAGAAATTGTTTTAGTTCTTGTTTTGTGTTAGTAATCTTCAAATTAACATAtgttaaaggcaaaaaaaaaaaaaaaagtagactaaaAGTCATTATTAGCAGAGAGAATTCTGATAATCCTGGGaacataatattttccttttaagggTCAAATTCTAATTGTTACAAAGGGAATATATACTGGTTTGTCATTTGAATGTTTTCAGTAAACCTGGCTAATCAGTGTCATTTTAGTTCCTCATCTTTGTGATGATTATCTTGATTTTCTAATCAAGTTTTTgtgtttagaaaattttaaagtaatttttagacAAATTGGTATGCTACTTGTCTATTCAAAAATAATccttttttattctattagtGTGCTTTTTCTACTGTAGGAAGAAagcttattttgtaattttttttttaattttaggaactACAAGGAATAACTTCGAAGGGAAAAAAGTCATTAGCTTAGAGTATGAAGCATATCTACCAATGGcagaaaatgaagtcagaaaaatTTGTAGTGACATTAGACAGAAATGGCCAGTCAAACACATAGCAGTGTTCCATCGGCTTGGGTATGATTTCCTTTATCAGTTTAAAAGTTTAAGTGTCGTCGTTTTCCGCCTTTGTACTAATTCTGATTCTGGAATCCTTCATTGGCATCCTGTGTTACCCTGAGAGGGAGGTTTGTTTATCATTCTGGCAGACAGTGCCTTTAAGGCTGCTTGTTACATTGTAACATTTGGAGAATGGCTGATGCTGTAACAAAGTCCAAATGTGCAAAATTCTTTGGCCCTGTGCCCAACAGCCTGTGCTGATGTGTGTTCAAGGCCATGAGACCTTTTCAGAACCGTTTTGTAGTCTATACCCCGTTTATATGACAGTCTGAGATTGTTTTGATGTAAAAGCCTTTTAAGGTCATTAGATTAGTTTGCTGTTTTGTATCACTAAGAAGAGTGGAGTTCCAGGCTTTGAAAAGAACCCAGCAATGGGACTAAATCTATCATCTATTAGTTATTGGTAactataattttattaatgttatcAATTCTGTTATTTACTATTCATTGCTATTTAATACTTTAAATTCTACCTTATATTCATCATGCGATTAGTTTGTATTTCTAGGCATTACCTGGCACTGTGCCTTGTTTGTTTGATgagatatttgttgaatcagtGAGGTACTTTTCATCTTGTTGCCCATTCGATAAATTTAGTGGATACATGCTTACAGATTAGTCACAAGCTTGGCACTTCCTGCTAAATGCAACTGGGATGAATTACTGTTTTCTAACTAAATGCGATGTTTAGGTAAAACAGAACTGGATATTTAGTTCTAGGAATGCTTcactggaatttttattttttttcacatgtctAGTAGATTTCTTAACACGTACCTTCAGAGGAGATGatgaattttttccttcattttgttaaagcTTAGTTCCAGTGTCAGAAGCAAGCATTATCATTGCTGTGTCCTCAGCCCATAGGACTGCCTCCCTCGAAGCTGTGAGCTATGCCATTGATACTTTAAAAGCCAAGGTGCCCATATGGAAAAAGGTAAGTTAGGAAAATATCTAATTTTGTCTTTGGACATGATTTTTcttaggaatttttaaagaacaaggaagaagaGTACATACAGAGTATGTACTTCCCTGACTTTATAgaatcctgttttcttttcctaggaAATAGGATGTTTATGTAATAATCTCCTTTCCAGGGTTTATTAAGCATGAAAAATACGTGCCCCAAAGAATGCATGGCCTGGAGAAGACCTCAACAAGTGGTAACAGTTAGAATTTCTAGTCTAGAACGTTCCAGTGGTTCATATATGAAGTATTATCCCTTATATTAGAATTCCCTTGAGTTAGAGGGTCTTTCCTTTGGAGAGCAGGAATAATGCATGGCTATGTAGTCACTGGCTAAAATAGAGACTTCTCAAGGCAAAAGAGCCTTCTCCTAGAACTCCttcattttaggaaaagaaaagtggGATATTGCCTCCTTGGAGAAAATGCATAGTAAGTGGACTTAAAAAACCTAAGTAGGAAATTCTAGCTTGTTTTCCATCCATACATCAAACCCATCAATAAAAGCAAACAAGTCCCTGCTTAAATAGAGCATTCTGAAGGTAGGAAAAGGCCCAGCTCCCTGATTTCTCCCTTGGTGTAGTAACCTCAGCAGTGGGATCACTCTGTATTCTCAGAAATGTGTAATTACACTTAAGAGCCTCAAATTGCCCACAACATTGTGGCTGATAGCAAAGCTGAGGAATGGATTCACTGCCCAGTACAGCAGAAGGCCAGAGTGAAGGACCAGTGGTGAAATGAGCAAATTGGACTCTGAACCAGCACCTGTGAAATTTAGTGACCATATTTTCTGGATAAAAACTGAAACCCATTGTTATAAGGGGATACTTAAGGATTAGAGGATAGGATATGTGAAAGGAATCTGTCTTAGTGAAGCTCAGATATCTGGTTGCTTTGCTGTGAACAAGGCTGCCACAATTTTGATAGACCATGAGACCCTGGAGAGAGCAAGGTAGGAAAAGTATTCCAGAATGAATTGTGAGCCTGGCTGGGAGAGATTCTTTGCCTTGGAGCAAAGAATGGACAGCCAGCTGACAAAGTAGATGAGACGGTAGGCTCCCCAAATAAGGGAGTGGGTAGGAGTTGGGGGTATACTCATTGTGATGCTTCAAGAACTGGCTGGGCTTTCTATTTACTTCTCTGTGTGTAGAGGGTGGGAGGGTGTACAGGTGTTCAGAGGATAATTGAATTTGGATTTCTACCCCTGCAGAAATAGAACCTGACTAGAGAGTGAGAAGAGAAAGTGATATATTCTTATTCCCCTTCTGTCCAAAAATTATCTGAATTCTAGTCTGGTTCTGGTTTCAGCCTGTGCTTTGAGATCATCTGTGATACAGGCAAGGGATAGGCAGGTGGGTAGGGCACGCACTTACAGGGTGTTTGCCAACAGCACGCAGCTCAGACCTGTTTAGGAACCTTTGGGGTGGTCTGTTAATTTCAAAGCTAATGGAAATATCCCTTTGGCCTTTGGAAACGCATATTTAGAAATGTGGAAGTAGTAGGTGtgtctggaaagaaaaaagtgttgaAAGACCTTCCATCTTCCATACATAACCTTGCCCAGGCTGTCTCCTGTCATGATCCCAAGTGGAATTAATTGTTTATTCCTTTCTGTGTTTGCCCCTTGTCTTGTTAAGGCTTCTTGTCTGTCGTTTCTCCTACTTGACTGAGTCCTTTAGTGTAGGGAGCACGTTTAttcgtttgtttgctcttaatGCCGTATGCAAATGGCCATTGGATTGTTAAAAGAGGAGCAGATATAAATAGTTGTGATATTCATTTGCCTGATTTATTCagatatatttgcatttattaaaATACTCTCCGTTAAATTCTTATTATCGTTCTGCTTTTTAGGAAATGTATGAAGAATCATCATCATcttggaaaagaaacaaagaatgctTTTGGGCAACCGATGATTAAACCACTTAGGTTTTTAGAGTCTTAAAATTTAAACTTGGTAAATTCTTTGatcatgttttgatttttcttctccagAAGATAGTTTACTGAACATAAACTCTTATGTTACACCAgtggaacaagagagaaaaaaataaataaatgagtgtttAGGATGAGGGCTTATTCGGGAACTagaggtagaagaaagaaaggctttaggaaaaagatggaagaataatttaaatttaaggaaaGATGCCTGTGGTAGACATATTATTCTATGACTAAGCTCTAACTGTAACTTGACTCACATTGAGGTGTGGCCCCTCCTCAGTTACTGTCTCAGAGGCTGCCCCCAACCCCCTACCCCTATGCCCAGTGATATCATTGGTGTCAGGGATGCGTTTTGGGAATGTAGGCAGAACTGGAAGCTGTAAAAAGTCCTTATCGGTTACTCTTGGtatgatatatttttagaatttatatatttttaaaataagctaaataaacatgattttaaaagtttaaaagcaatatcctgtttttaaaaattcagtgataATACCTAAGATATTTCATCATATGAAGCTTTCTAGTATTTCAGAATCAATAATCTTACCATAATACTTATTATATTAGTTATTAGTATTGTATCAATATATAAATTAGCATAAAATTGTAAAACAAGGCAGACTAGCAGCAAGGGTGCTTTGTGTTATAATGTTAGTTATAAAATTGTACCCACAACcaattaaaaggggaaattatATGATTATTTGGTAAAGTATTTTCAGATAGTTTTTTTGAGCTTAAGCAACATTATCATTAATAAAGTTATGTTTTCTGCAAAATCTTTATACTAAATAATGGTCCAGTTTTTGCTTGGTCGACCTATGTACTATCTTGGTAGATCTTAGTATATAAGTTccatatagttctttttttttaattgaagtattgttgacttataatattttgttagttttatgtgtacagcatagtgatttgggggtttttgcatattatattccattataggttattacaagattttggtataattccctatgctgtacagtaaatccttgtttcttatctgttttatgtatagtagttcgtatctgttaatcccatactcgtAATTTGTCCTTCCCCTTcatcctctcccctttggtaaacataagtttgttttctatgtctgtgagtgtttctgttttgtatatagattcatttgtgttatttttttagattccacatataagtgatatcatatagcatttgtcgttctctgtctgacttatttcactaagcataaggTTCcataaatccatccatgttgctgcaaatggtgattttgttttttgtgtgtggtgagtaatattccattgtatgtgtatgtgtgtatatgtcacatcttcttaagccagtcatctGTTGGGTTggttccctgtcttggctattatgtaataaatagtgctgctgtgaacattgtggtgcatgtatcttttcgaattagagttttcatgttttctggatatatacccaggagtggaattgctcaaTCAtgtggtacttctatttttagttttttaaggaacctccatactgttttccatagtggctgcaccagtttacattaccaccaacagtgttcaagcgttcctctttctccacatcctctccagtatttattatttgtagactgttcgatgatagccattctgactgt
This genomic interval from Phocoena sinus isolate mPhoSin1 chromosome 3, mPhoSin1.pri, whole genome shotgun sequence contains the following:
- the MOCS2 gene encoding molybdopterin synthase catalytic subunit isoform X3, which encodes MSSLEISSSCFNQETKLPLSPPLVEDSAFEPPGKDVNEVEEKSKDIIKFTAEQLSVDEVSQLVISPFCGAISLFVGTTRNNFEGKKVISLEYEAYLPMAENEVRKICSDIRQKWPVKHIAVFHRLGLVPVSEASIIIAVSSAHRTASLEAVSYAIDTLKAKVPIWKKEMYEESSSSWKRNKECFWATDD
- the MOCS2 gene encoding molybdopterin synthase catalytic subunit isoform X2; amino-acid sequence: MSSLEISSSCFNQETKLPLSPPLVEDSAFEPPGKDVNEVEEKSKDIIKFTAEQLSVDEVSQLVISPFCGAISLFVGTTRNNFEGKKVISLEYEAYLPMAENEVRKICSDIRQKWPVKHIAVFHRLGLVPVSEASIIIAVSSAHRTASLEAVSYAIDTLKAKVPIWKKGLLSMKNTCPKECMAWRRPQQVEMYEESSSSWKRNKECFWATDD
- the MOCS2 gene encoding molybdopterin synthase catalytic subunit isoform X1, which encodes MSSLEISSSCFNQETKLPLSPPLVEDSAFEPPGKDVNEVEEKSKDIIKFTAEQLSVDEVSQLVISPFCGAISLFVGTTRNNFEGKKVISLEYEAYLPMAENEVRKICSDIRQKWPVKHIAVFHRLGLVPVSEASIIIAVSSAHRTASLEAVSYAIDTLKAKVPIWKKSCILMYEAYQIRLLVVVLQSAALMMCFTRTEMGQTEEGTWEFTCLQVMQRCLPIDHIVRSEPLHLVSKL